A region from the Ciconia boyciana chromosome 1, ASM3463844v1, whole genome shotgun sequence genome encodes:
- the SPART gene encoding spartin isoform X2: MEQLQDPVMQEDANIKAINEEYRKAFIFINKGLNTDELGQKEEARNYYKQGLDHLLRGVSIPSQGPACVGSQWESARQMQQKMRETLQNVHARLGILEQNTPPVQASPAAMDAPAGVPKLYPSIPSKEKPERPPAPNSLFVPSQPPAADGSVATVSQRQIPAMSPSSAKPLCLPNEAPPAYTPQATNGHFTVSYGTDSGEFSSVGEDYYSKCTQPPPLENLGVDADELILIPQGVQIFFVTPDGQVSAPSYPGYLRIVKFLDTDSETARNRPPAFLQVCDWLYPLMCNQSPVLCCNTGVYMFPDTMSQIPGSYVGVVLSSELPAADRELFEDLLKQMSDLRIQPSEASSDAINLPQTVHIQPQPEGVENRKELPEWSEKVAHGILSGASWVSWGLIKGAEYTGKAIHKGASKLREHIQPEEKPLEVNPTVAKGLHVAKQATGGAVKVSQFLVEGVCSIASCVGKELAPHVKKHGSKLVPESLKKDKDGKSTFDGALVVAASGVQGFSTVWQGLESAAKCIAKSVSTETVKTVKYKYGDDAGHATDNAMNSAINVGVTAFNIDNIGIKAVVKRTAKETGHAVLDEYKVLDNEKKDKK; this comes from the exons ATGGAACAACTACAGGATCCAGTTATGCAAGAAGATGCAAATATTAAAGCTATTAATGAAGAGTACAGgaaagcctttatttttatcAATAAAGGACTGAATACAGATGAACTGGGTCAGAAGGAAGAGGCAAGAAATTATTATAAGCAAGGACTTGACCACTTGCTCCGAGGAGTTAGCATTCCATCGCAGGGTCCTGCATGTGTAGGGTCCCAGTGGGAGTCTGCCAGGCAAATGCAACAGAAGATGAGGGAGACCCTTCAAAACGTTCATGCTCGACTCGGCATTCTAGAACAAAACACCCCACCCGTACAAGCAAGTCCTGCTGCGATGGATGCCCCTGCTGGGGTGCCCAAGTTGTACCCATCCATTCCTTccaaagaaaagccagaaagaCCCCCAGCCCCTAATTCTCTGTTTGTACCAAGTCAACCACCTGCAGCAGATGGAAGTGTTGCAACTGTGAGCCAGAGGCAAATTCCAGCTATGAGTCCATCATCTGCAAAACCTCTTTGTCTGCCAAATGAAGCACCTCCTGCCTATACGCCTCAAGCTACCAATGGCCATTTTACTGTGTCTTATGGCACAGACTCTGGGGAGTTTTCTTCTGTAGGTGAGGACTACTACAGTAAGTGTACTCAGCCACCTCCCCTTGAAAACCTGGGAGTGGATGCAGATGAGCTGATCTTGATTCCCCAAGGAGTACAAATATTCTTTGTGACTCCTGATGGCCAGGTTAGTGCTCCTTCATATCCTGGATATCTGCGCATTGTGAAGTTCTTGGATACAGATAGTGAGACAGCCCGGAATCGTCCACCTGCATTTCTTCAG GTTTGTGACTGGTTGTATCCTCTAATGTGTAACCAGTCTCCTGTTCTGTGCTGTAATACTGGAGTCTACATGTTCCCTGACACGATGTCCCAGATACCAGGGTCCTATGTGGGAGTAGTGCTGTCTTCAGAACTTCCAGCAGCTGACAGAGAGCTCTTTGAGGATCTCTTAAAACAGATGTCTGACCTTCGAATCCAG CCTTCAGAAGCCTCTAGTGATGCAATTAACTTGCCTCAGACTGTACATATCCAACCACAACCTGAAGGAGTGGAAAATCGGAAAGAGTTGCCAGAATGGAGTGAGAAAGTTGCCCATGGAATCTTGTCAG GTGCATCTTGGGTAAGCTGGGGCCTAATAAAAGGAGCAGAATATACTGGTAAAGCTATCCACAAAGGAGCTTCTAAACTGCGAGAACACATTCAACCAGAAGAAAAACCTCTGGAAGTCAACCCAACTGTAGCAAAGGGGCTTCACGTAGCAAAACAGGCTACTGGAGGAGCTGTGAAAGTCAGCCAATTCTTAG TTGAGGGAGTGTGTTCCATAGCAAGCTGTGTCGGAAAGGAGCTGGCTCCGCACGTGAAGAAGCATGGCAGCAAATTAGTTCCAGAATCCCTTAAGAAAGATAAAGATGGCAAATCCACTTTTGATGGTGCTCTGGTGGTAGCAGCAAGTGGAGTTCAAG GGTTTTCAACAGTGTGGCAAGGTTTAGAAAGTGCAGCTAAGTGCATTGCTAAAAGTGTTTCAACCGAGACTGTAAAAACCGTCAAATACAA GTACGGAGATGATGCTGGCCATGCTACAGACAACGCTATGAATTCTGCAATCAATGTTGGTGTGACGGCATTTAACATTGACAATATTGGTATCAAAGCTGTTGTAAAGAGAACTGCAAAGGAAACCGGCCATGCTGTGTTAGATGAATATAAAGTATTGGATAATGAGAAGAAggataaaaaatga
- the SPART gene encoding spartin isoform X1 produces MEQLQDPVMQEDANIKAINEEYRKAFIFINKGLNTDELGQKEEARNYYKQGLDHLLRGVSIPSQGPACVGSQWESARQMQQKMRETLQNVHARLGILEQNTPPVQASPAAMDAPAGVPKLYPSIPSKEKPERPPAPNSLFVPSQPPAADGSVATVSQRQIPAMSPSSAKPLCLPNEAPPAYTPQATNGHFTVSYGTDSGEFSSVGEDYYSKCTQPPPLENLGVDADELILIPQGVQIFFVTPDGQVSAPSYPGYLRIVKFLDTDSETARNRPPAFLQVCDWLYPLMCNQSPVLCCNTGVYMFPDTMSQIPGSYVGVVLSSELPAADRELFEDLLKQMSDLRIQVPGSHERVGLSSELPATERAHFEDKFKQMSGHKVQPSEASSDAINLPQTVHIQPQPEGVENRKELPEWSEKVAHGILSGASWVSWGLIKGAEYTGKAIHKGASKLREHIQPEEKPLEVNPTVAKGLHVAKQATGGAVKVSQFLVEGVCSIASCVGKELAPHVKKHGSKLVPESLKKDKDGKSTFDGALVVAASGVQGFSTVWQGLESAAKCIAKSVSTETVKTVKYKYGDDAGHATDNAMNSAINVGVTAFNIDNIGIKAVVKRTAKETGHAVLDEYKVLDNEKKDKK; encoded by the exons ATGGAACAACTACAGGATCCAGTTATGCAAGAAGATGCAAATATTAAAGCTATTAATGAAGAGTACAGgaaagcctttatttttatcAATAAAGGACTGAATACAGATGAACTGGGTCAGAAGGAAGAGGCAAGAAATTATTATAAGCAAGGACTTGACCACTTGCTCCGAGGAGTTAGCATTCCATCGCAGGGTCCTGCATGTGTAGGGTCCCAGTGGGAGTCTGCCAGGCAAATGCAACAGAAGATGAGGGAGACCCTTCAAAACGTTCATGCTCGACTCGGCATTCTAGAACAAAACACCCCACCCGTACAAGCAAGTCCTGCTGCGATGGATGCCCCTGCTGGGGTGCCCAAGTTGTACCCATCCATTCCTTccaaagaaaagccagaaagaCCCCCAGCCCCTAATTCTCTGTTTGTACCAAGTCAACCACCTGCAGCAGATGGAAGTGTTGCAACTGTGAGCCAGAGGCAAATTCCAGCTATGAGTCCATCATCTGCAAAACCTCTTTGTCTGCCAAATGAAGCACCTCCTGCCTATACGCCTCAAGCTACCAATGGCCATTTTACTGTGTCTTATGGCACAGACTCTGGGGAGTTTTCTTCTGTAGGTGAGGACTACTACAGTAAGTGTACTCAGCCACCTCCCCTTGAAAACCTGGGAGTGGATGCAGATGAGCTGATCTTGATTCCCCAAGGAGTACAAATATTCTTTGTGACTCCTGATGGCCAGGTTAGTGCTCCTTCATATCCTGGATATCTGCGCATTGTGAAGTTCTTGGATACAGATAGTGAGACAGCCCGGAATCGTCCACCTGCATTTCTTCAG GTTTGTGACTGGTTGTATCCTCTAATGTGTAACCAGTCTCCTGTTCTGTGCTGTAATACTGGAGTCTACATGTTCCCTGACACGATGTCCCAGATACCAGGGTCCTATGTGGGAGTAGTGCTGTCTTCAGAACTTCCAGCAGCTGACAGAGAGCTCTTTGAGGATCTCTTAAAACAGATGTCTGACCTTCGAATCCAG GTGCCAGGATCCCATGAGAGAGTAGGGTTATCTTCAGAGCTCCCAGCAACTGAGAGAGCGCATTTTGAAGATAAATTTAAGCAGATGTCTGGCCACAAAGTCCAG CCTTCAGAAGCCTCTAGTGATGCAATTAACTTGCCTCAGACTGTACATATCCAACCACAACCTGAAGGAGTGGAAAATCGGAAAGAGTTGCCAGAATGGAGTGAGAAAGTTGCCCATGGAATCTTGTCAG GTGCATCTTGGGTAAGCTGGGGCCTAATAAAAGGAGCAGAATATACTGGTAAAGCTATCCACAAAGGAGCTTCTAAACTGCGAGAACACATTCAACCAGAAGAAAAACCTCTGGAAGTCAACCCAACTGTAGCAAAGGGGCTTCACGTAGCAAAACAGGCTACTGGAGGAGCTGTGAAAGTCAGCCAATTCTTAG TTGAGGGAGTGTGTTCCATAGCAAGCTGTGTCGGAAAGGAGCTGGCTCCGCACGTGAAGAAGCATGGCAGCAAATTAGTTCCAGAATCCCTTAAGAAAGATAAAGATGGCAAATCCACTTTTGATGGTGCTCTGGTGGTAGCAGCAAGTGGAGTTCAAG GGTTTTCAACAGTGTGGCAAGGTTTAGAAAGTGCAGCTAAGTGCATTGCTAAAAGTGTTTCAACCGAGACTGTAAAAACCGTCAAATACAA GTACGGAGATGATGCTGGCCATGCTACAGACAACGCTATGAATTCTGCAATCAATGTTGGTGTGACGGCATTTAACATTGACAATATTGGTATCAAAGCTGTTGTAAAGAGAACTGCAAAGGAAACCGGCCATGCTGTGTTAGATGAATATAAAGTATTGGATAATGAGAAGAAggataaaaaatga